One segment of Geomonas ferrireducens DNA contains the following:
- the recB gene encoding exodeoxyribonuclease V subunit beta — MKRFDLLHTPLAGRNLIEASAGTGKTFTIAGVYLRLVIEKELDVSRILVVTFTEAATKELKERIRKKLKDAEEGFQTGASDDFLIAGIMERTADHARVRRLLASAVRSFDEAAIFTIHGFCQRMLQDNPFESGSLCDTELVTDQGKILSEIAQDYWRINCYGAPVARIAAADQAKVTPESLLKLVKRVSGDPYAAVVPAAPAATEEIPEWLLALKRNFFDYLRAELPKRKRLKNVRSFDDLLADLHAALIRTGSTLPKLIRERYQAALIDEFQDTDPVQFAIFDAVYPADCELPFFLIGDPKQAIYSFRGADIFAYMGAAEATEKRHTLLQNFRSEATLIEAVNAVFDSRELPFLHEKIGFNKVEAAPKEKSVLKVNGERKAPLKFWFAPRTEPGKPINKGDAWELLPETVASEIARLLRDANAGKLAVDELKKDGEEEHWERRPVRPRDIAVLVRANHQAKLMQQALTRRGIPSVLCNAGNLFESEEATELLRLLSAVAQPGHEALLRGALATDLVGVTGTELAELIDDEDKWEEILEEFRDYHDTWNAGSCMAMALQFMERRKVRERLLAGPMGERRLTNVLHAVETIHQAQVKERLGMEGVVTWLSGRITEDPKKEEYEVRLETDEEAVQLVTIHKSKGLEYPIVFLPFSWAEPGSKDEGALFHDGNGRVVLDIGSPEMEQSRAKAAQEALAESLRLLYVALTRGKHRTYVIWGAFKDAGDSSLHYLLHPGHSAVKGQVAISDDDILERLGELATSSPGNIEVLTMPPADLQGYRASEEKAPELAPLVFTGAISRDWRVASFTSLSSSRHHASHTAELPDHDEESLGEENPARDVEPTGIFAFPKGAKAGIFLHKIFEELDFTRSAERLAPLVEDELDKHGFSTDWKQAVCDMVENVLTAPLGEQGIPLAEVGPERRLTELEFFFPLAALTSERLKEAAERFMAARGAEAVFPVDMAELFSRLSFAPVRGMLLGFIDLIFEHGGRYYIVDWKSNHLGNAPSDYGPAALRREMEENFYPLQYLLYTVALDNYLRLRVQDYDYDRHFGGIFYLFLRGVDGTGHGVFADRPPKEFITELAAVLLPETVQHEEAQPSPQPSPGGRGRVDKKSKKAADQQLSLDLF; from the coding sequence ATGAAACGTTTCGACCTCCTACATACCCCGCTTGCCGGGCGCAACTTGATCGAGGCGAGTGCCGGCACCGGCAAGACCTTCACCATCGCCGGGGTCTACCTGCGCCTGGTCATCGAGAAAGAGCTCGACGTGTCGCGCATCCTTGTAGTGACATTCACCGAGGCCGCGACGAAGGAGCTGAAGGAACGCATCAGGAAGAAGTTAAAGGACGCGGAAGAAGGCTTCCAGACCGGGGCGAGCGACGACTTCCTCATCGCCGGGATCATGGAACGTACCGCGGATCACGCGCGGGTAAGAAGGCTTCTGGCGAGTGCGGTGCGCAGCTTCGACGAGGCCGCCATCTTCACCATTCACGGTTTCTGCCAGAGGATGCTGCAGGACAACCCCTTCGAGAGCGGGTCGCTTTGCGACACCGAACTCGTCACCGACCAGGGAAAGATCTTAAGCGAGATCGCCCAAGACTACTGGCGCATCAACTGTTACGGCGCCCCGGTGGCGCGGATCGCCGCCGCCGACCAGGCGAAGGTGACCCCGGAGTCGCTGCTGAAACTCGTGAAGCGGGTCAGCGGCGACCCGTACGCCGCCGTAGTCCCCGCCGCACCGGCCGCCACCGAGGAGATCCCGGAGTGGCTCCTCGCGCTCAAGCGCAACTTCTTCGACTACCTGCGTGCCGAACTCCCGAAGCGAAAGCGGCTGAAAAACGTCCGTTCCTTCGACGACCTCTTAGCCGACCTGCATGCCGCGCTGATCCGCACCGGCTCCACGCTCCCGAAGCTGATACGTGAGCGCTACCAGGCCGCACTGATCGACGAATTCCAGGACACCGACCCGGTCCAGTTCGCCATCTTTGACGCCGTCTATCCCGCGGACTGCGAGCTCCCCTTCTTCCTGATCGGCGACCCGAAACAGGCCATCTACAGCTTCCGCGGCGCCGACATCTTCGCCTACATGGGGGCGGCGGAGGCGACGGAAAAGCGGCACACCCTGCTGCAGAACTTCCGCTCCGAGGCGACGCTCATCGAAGCGGTGAACGCGGTCTTCGACTCTCGCGAGCTCCCTTTTCTGCACGAAAAAATCGGCTTCAACAAGGTCGAGGCGGCGCCCAAGGAAAAAAGCGTCCTGAAGGTGAACGGCGAGCGCAAGGCCCCGCTCAAATTCTGGTTCGCCCCCCGCACCGAGCCGGGCAAACCAATCAACAAGGGAGACGCATGGGAGCTCCTCCCGGAGACGGTGGCCTCCGAGATCGCACGACTCCTGCGTGACGCAAACGCTGGGAAGCTCGCCGTCGACGAGCTGAAAAAGGATGGCGAAGAGGAGCACTGGGAGCGGCGGCCGGTCCGGCCGCGTGACATAGCCGTCCTGGTGCGTGCGAACCATCAAGCGAAACTGATGCAGCAGGCGCTCACCCGCAGGGGCATCCCGAGCGTTCTTTGCAACGCTGGAAACCTCTTCGAATCCGAGGAGGCGACCGAACTGCTGAGGCTTTTGAGCGCCGTGGCGCAGCCGGGACACGAGGCGCTTCTGCGCGGCGCGCTGGCGACCGACTTGGTCGGAGTCACCGGCACCGAGCTCGCAGAGCTCATCGATGACGAGGACAAGTGGGAGGAGATCCTGGAAGAGTTCCGGGACTACCACGACACCTGGAACGCCGGGAGCTGCATGGCGATGGCGCTGCAGTTCATGGAGCGGCGCAAGGTGCGCGAGCGGCTGCTCGCCGGGCCGATGGGGGAACGGCGCCTCACCAACGTGCTGCACGCGGTCGAGACCATCCACCAGGCCCAGGTGAAGGAGCGCCTCGGAATGGAAGGGGTCGTAACCTGGCTCTCCGGCCGCATCACCGAAGATCCCAAGAAGGAAGAGTACGAGGTACGCCTGGAGACTGACGAGGAAGCGGTACAACTCGTCACCATCCACAAGAGCAAGGGGCTCGAGTACCCGATCGTCTTTCTCCCGTTCTCATGGGCCGAGCCGGGCAGCAAGGACGAGGGTGCCCTCTTTCACGACGGCAACGGCCGTGTCGTCCTCGACATCGGTTCGCCGGAGATGGAACAAAGCCGGGCGAAGGCGGCACAGGAAGCGCTCGCCGAGAGCCTGCGCCTGCTCTACGTCGCCCTAACCCGAGGCAAGCACCGCACCTACGTCATCTGGGGCGCCTTCAAGGACGCCGGCGACAGTTCCCTGCATTACCTGCTGCATCCGGGGCATAGCGCGGTCAAAGGGCAGGTGGCGATCAGCGACGACGACATCCTCGAGCGTCTGGGAGAGCTCGCAACCTCGTCCCCCGGAAACATCGAGGTGCTGACCATGCCGCCAGCCGACCTGCAGGGATACCGGGCGAGCGAGGAGAAGGCGCCCGAACTGGCACCGCTGGTGTTCACCGGCGCCATCTCCCGCGACTGGCGCGTGGCGAGCTTCACCTCCCTTTCCAGCAGCCGGCACCACGCGTCCCACACCGCCGAGCTGCCCGACCACGACGAGGAAAGCTTGGGCGAGGAAAACCCGGCGCGCGACGTGGAGCCTACCGGCATCTTCGCCTTCCCCAAGGGGGCGAAAGCGGGCATCTTCCTGCACAAGATCTTCGAGGAGCTCGACTTCACGCGGAGCGCCGAGCGGCTCGCGCCGCTGGTCGAGGACGAGCTGGACAAGCACGGTTTCTCCACCGACTGGAAACAGGCCGTGTGCGACATGGTGGAGAACGTCCTTACGGCCCCGCTTGGAGAACAGGGAATCCCCCTGGCAGAGGTAGGGCCGGAGCGGCGCCTCACCGAGCTTGAGTTCTTCTTCCCACTCGCGGCACTTACCTCGGAGCGGCTTAAAGAAGCGGCGGAGCGATTCATGGCCGCACGGGGGGCGGAGGCCGTCTTCCCGGTGGATATGGCCGAGCTTTTCTCCCGGCTCTCCTTCGCGCCGGTCCGGGGGATGCTGCTCGGTTTCATCGACCTCATCTTCGAGCATGGCGGGCGCTACTACATCGTGGACTGGAAGTCGAACCACCTGGGCAACGCTCCTTCGGACTACGGCCCGGCTGCGCTCAGGCGCGAGATGGAGGAGAACTTCTATCCGCTGCAGTACCTCCTCTACACCGTGGCGCTCGACAACTACCTGCGGCTGCGCGTCCAGGATTACGACTACGACCGCCATTTCGGTGGGATCTTCTACCTCTTCCTGCGCGGTGTCGACGGTACAGGACACGGCGTCTTCGCCGACCGACCGCCGAAGGAGTTCATT